One genomic window of Hydra vulgaris chromosome 03, alternate assembly HydraT2T_AEP includes the following:
- the LOC136078442 gene encoding uncharacterized protein LOC136078442, translating to MDNFKQKEERESRIQLAIQTITEKKISYVQAAKCYNVAKSTLFDRTKESSNNRGAPRKMSNITEAIIVDLLKFMSDIGFGLNRKDVFIVVENYLKESNQRSLFKDGKPTRKWYSGFMNKYRKKIYPRKVSGMQTIKAVATQPAIIDNWFEQLAVAYNEHNLGDKSFQIFNCDESGSQFDQCKVKTICRKGTKNPKKLAPSNEKQMTTILTCCDAFGNYLPHQIIYKGKHVMKDWCKGGAQNVHYNSSSSGWMESEHFLSWFKTVFLPHANKLSGFKVLILDGHASHMSLELKKKL from the coding sequence AtggataattttaaacaaaaagaagagcGAGAGAGTCGAATCCAGCTAGCTATTCAAactattactgaaaaaaaaatttcatacgtACAAGCTGCTAAGTGTTATAATGTGGCAAAATCTACACTTTTTGACAGAACAAAAGAATCATCTAATAATCGAGGAGCGCCAAGAAAGATGAGCAACATCACTGAAGCTATTATcgttgatttattaaaatttatgagtGATATAGGCTTCGGCTTGAATAGAAAAGACGtgtttattgttgttgaaaactatttaaaagaatcaaaccAACGTAGTCTATTTAAAGACGGCAAACCGACTAGAAAATGGTACTCCGGTTTCATGAATAAATatcgtaaaaaaatttacccaaGAAAAGTAAGCGGTATGCAAACTATTAAAGCTGTGGCCACACAACCAGCTATAATTGACAATTGGTTTGAGCAATTAGCAGTAGCATATAATGAACATAATTTAGGCGATAAGtcgtttcaaatatttaactgtGATGAGTCTGGTTCGCAATTTGATCAATGCAAAGTCAAAACTATTTGTAGAAAAGGaacaaaaaaccctaaaaagcTAGCACCATCGAATGAAAAGCAAATGACGACAATCTTGACTTGTTGTGACGCATTCGGTAATTATTTACctcatcaaataatttataaaggcAAACATGTTATGAAAGACTGGTGCAAAGGCGGTGCCCAGAATGTTCATTATAACAGTAGTAGTTCAGGCTGGATGGAATCTGAACATTTTTTGTCGTggtttaaaacagtttttttgccTCACGCAAACAAACTTTCAggatttaaagttttaatacttGATGGCCATGCTTCACATATGAGCTTAgagttgaaaaaaaagctttag